A part of Legionella sainthelensi genomic DNA contains:
- a CDS encoding beta-ketoacyl-[acyl-carrier-protein] synthase family protein, whose product MKKRVVITGMEVTSSIGTGLSKFWEAASQGQCGIKRIQYYDPSLYPTQIAGEITDFSLEHLPELNKNKRYVRVAQFALYCTHNALLQSGLTEHELRKAGTYIGTGMGGYPESETSYRMFFTNNWKKMQPLTVIRGMPNSVANFIAIAFGIGGPNSTISNACVSSADAIGAAYQQISQGIISTAICGGTEAPIWESMMSAWCKLKVMSINNENPAKACRPFDLNREGMVMAEGAGILVLEELSQAQARGAPIFAEIIGFGASCDAFHITAPSSEGQQRAIQAALDDARVSPQDIQYIKAHGTGTTLNDATETQTIKSVFKERAYEIPVTAQKAMIGHSIGASGVMEIISSCLSLQHNLLLPTINLDTPDPACDLDYVPHQARRKSVDIALSNHFAFGGANTALILRRYIR is encoded by the coding sequence TAATAACCGGTATGGAAGTAACTTCTTCCATAGGAACTGGACTTAGCAAATTCTGGGAGGCTGCAAGTCAAGGACAGTGCGGAATAAAACGCATTCAATACTATGATCCCTCTCTTTATCCAACCCAAATAGCAGGTGAAATAACTGACTTTTCATTAGAGCATCTTCCTGAATTGAATAAAAATAAGCGCTACGTACGTGTAGCCCAATTTGCCTTATATTGCACGCACAATGCATTATTACAGTCGGGACTTACTGAACACGAGTTACGCAAAGCCGGAACGTACATAGGCACAGGAATGGGAGGCTATCCTGAATCAGAAACAAGTTATAGGATGTTTTTCACCAATAACTGGAAAAAAATGCAACCTTTAACTGTAATTAGGGGAATGCCTAATTCCGTTGCAAACTTTATTGCTATTGCATTTGGTATAGGTGGGCCTAACTCCACAATTTCAAATGCATGCGTTTCATCAGCTGATGCTATAGGTGCAGCATACCAGCAAATTTCTCAAGGTATCATTTCTACGGCTATCTGTGGAGGAACAGAGGCGCCTATTTGGGAATCCATGATGTCTGCATGGTGCAAGCTTAAAGTAATGTCTATTAATAACGAGAATCCAGCCAAAGCCTGTCGTCCATTTGATCTTAATCGTGAAGGAATGGTCATGGCAGAAGGAGCTGGAATTTTAGTTCTTGAAGAATTAAGCCAAGCGCAAGCAAGAGGTGCTCCCATTTTTGCAGAAATCATCGGATTTGGTGCTAGTTGTGATGCGTTTCACATCACAGCCCCTTCTTCTGAAGGACAGCAACGCGCAATCCAAGCAGCCTTAGATGATGCAAGGGTATCACCTCAGGATATCCAATATATAAAAGCACATGGGACCGGAACTACCTTGAATGACGCGACGGAAACTCAAACGATTAAATCCGTATTTAAGGAAAGGGCCTATGAAATTCCAGTCACTGCGCAAAAAGCGATGATAGGCCATTCTATAGGCGCCTCTGGAGTGATGGAAATTATTTCCTCATGCTTAAGTCTACAACATAATTTATTATTACCAACAATCAATTTAGACACTCCAGATCCGGCTTGTGATCTGGATTATGTTCCTCATCAAGCGCGAAGAAAATCTGTTGATATAGCATTGTCCAACCATTTTGCCTTTGGAGGTGCTAATACTGCTTTAATTCTGCGTAGATACATACGCTAG